tttggacatgtgcaaagaaggccgactgacgctccggttcgaagatgtgactacgggacagaggttcagggccgaaggggtagaggaagacctaggaaaactttggaagagactctaagaaaaggcttagagtacttggatctaacggaggacatgacacaaaaccgagcgcaatggcgttctaggattcatatagccgaccccacttagtgggaaaaagctttgttgttgttgttgttgtagagagagaagaaaaacaaattgtGAGAAAAAGAGAGGGAGGGGAGGAAAAaagggaggggagagaatctcATTCGTAGGAGCGCAAACAAAGCAGCGAGGATCCTTATGGTTTTTATGGCTGACACCGACGAGTAAACCTCGATCAGCGGCTTCAATCCGGTATGGAAGAGGTGAGGACCGATGTGAAATTTATCGTCGATAATCAGTCCTTGTGACCATATATTtaaggaagttttaacgaaaagcccacggtactgttcactttaacgaaaaaccacatttttacactaaaaagtcaaatctggtactattcactttatcctttattttgtccttatcattaaaactcaaagttttcaagccattttcattagttttccttatatttaattttgatgagttgaacaattaaaatttgattcctAATCGTTTAATCAATTTCTTAAATTTACTTACCCATTCTAACATGATTAAGTAGTTTAAATTTCGTCTAATAATAATAGTGATTTACATTTAAAGAACAGAACAGAATAAAATCTTCCAGAAGGTTGTGAATATGTTCACGAAAATATCAAAGGAGAGGGAGCAGTGAAATACTACATAATTACAGATAGAAGAACTGAAGAAGCAATACATTAatcaattaaataatttatttggcAATAtccaataaattaattgaatatcCCAAATTCCAGGGAGCTATATATCAACTGTAAAAGTTGGCTACCTGAAATTGGTAGGAGCCCGGCGTGGCGTGAGATCCGATTCTTGAAGCCGCTTCGGGCCTCGTTGAAGCCATCAAGACTGCAGAGTATAGACAGATGACAACATAATCTTGAAAGTGTGTGTTTCAGCAAAATTTGCTATTCATTTGAATCATTTCTTAGGCTTCAAGGGAAAAACATGAACTAGCACTATAATCACAACCGCCAGTTTGGAAGACGATGATAATTCATCAGTTGTATCTTGATGCACCGGATTACCTGAAACAAAGGTTGAAAGAGGCAAGTGAACACAAGAATATAGTATTCCGCCTTCAGAAAACGTAGCTTCAACCCTAATGTAGGTAGTTTAAAGAGATAAATGGTGCATGTGATTGTATCCGTATTGTTTGTATGTGCGTGCAAAGGCGCGTGAGAGAGGGAGCTTTATAACTCACCATGTAAATCAGAGATCTAAGTTGATTCTTTCAGACCATTTgaaaataccagagtgcacttTGTCTCCGCCCAATTCCTGTCCCGTAGCACCTGCTGCCACTCTTAAAACATCCTCGATCAAAGCAAAGTTTCCCATTATGTCAACATGAGCACCACTTTGGGTGCCCCGGCCCTCTAGAAGATTAGCTGGAGGGGCATGATCATACTCCCTTATGTAAGTATGGATGCCGGCAGGATTGAATCGGGTCTTACCCCTCCAACCTTTAGCGCACATGAAGCCCGCACTCAGAACAGGAACAGTTTCATCCCCATCAGCGGAAAAAATTCCACCTTTTAAACAAGGGTCTTCACTTCCACCCTCTGCTGAGTTATCTATCTGAAAGGGAATGTAGCATTCAGCACTAGGAGTCAACTTGTATACATATGCCCTTTCGGTTGGGATTCCAACTCCATACATAGAATAGATCTCCATGTCCGAAGCATTTGGTAATCTGCCCAAGCAGTCAGAAGTTCACGCACCACACTAACAAATTGTTTGCTTAAACAGTGAATACAAGCCCAGAATAACAGCTAAATAAACAATGCATGAACAAATGAAGCGTTTATTTTATGATAATAAGAGCTGGAAACTTAAGTGTACAAGGCTTTTTGATCAAAAATGGGAAGTTTGACTGAAACATACAGAGCACGTTTGGAGCGTGACTTTTTCACACTTTGagtaagcttttttttttttttttttttttttttggaaacacaCGTTGGGTAAGCATTGGACAGGAGTTTCCTGAAACCACCGTAGTGAATATTTTTACTACCTAGGCAATACTTAAGGGTTCATCTATGAGCATGTAAAGGCATTGGAGAATGGGAATGGTGCGTACAGATACAATTAAAAGCATTaatattgactaattaaggaTCACCAAAACATGGAAAACTAGATTAAGTTTAATATAtgactcactttttttttttttttgaaaaaggggggggggggggggagaactGATAGTACAAcacaaaaaagttgaaaactcaCTTTGTTTCTAAGGGATTCGACCAATACTTGTAGTGTTCATATTTTGGGTCATCCAAATTGTCGGCAATCCCATATGAAAAATGATTATCCCCACGTGCCATCAGCTTGGGGGCAACAAAATGAAACAGATCCAAAACTGATCCTGCCGTGTAGACCTTGTAATCTGCAACGGCTTTGACACCACCAACACCCATTTCATGGTACTCTGTCCATACATCACAATGGGTAGCATTTGCAAGGTAATTACCCTTCACAGCGTCCTGCCGATCAAGCACAAGTCAAATTGAGACACGTTAAACAGTTACGCTAGTATGCATCTTGGGATTCTAAGAAAAGATAAGACAGTACACATcttgaagatcaaaatgaatgGGTAAACTATTAAAAGATGGTATGAGGGACCATTAGAAAGAGCATTGACTACATTGTGCAATCCCATTTGAAGAtagcatatatatacatatagaaagagagagagagcgagagagagagagaggccatATATACTTCTAATGGAATGCCACTACATTATGGTTAATTCTACTTGAGAACAGAGAAATACCCTAAAATCGATCCTCTCAATCTTGGAGGAATCTGCCTCTGCTACATCTTTCCCAAACGATACAATCCTCCCATAGTTTACTCTGGTTTCAACTTCACTGTTTGTATCGTTATTCTTCACCTTCTTTGCACCACAATTGCAGTATCCTTCAGGTGACCAATCAAGGCCACCCCAAATAGTGTCCCCGCCTTTTGGAATCATTGACATGGTTGCATCCCATGTACGGGTCATTCGCATCAGATGTTGTAAGGTTTGGAGACCAAAAACATCCTTATCCAAAACACCTGGTGCAAAAGCCCTGTAATAAAGATTAGCGTTTGATCAAGGGTCCTAAAGTAGGGAAATGTTTCTAGCAGACTAGACAAATCAGGATACAACCATAATTCACGTTTCTAGCAGACTAATATGTTGTGCAAGTAAATGCGAAAAAACCTGGCAACTGCAATATCCCTGGCTTCCATAGAGAAAATTCCCGCAAGGGCTTTTGGAACCCCTAGAAAGGGTCCACCAATGTTCATTACAGCTTTAATATGCTTCGCACACCAATCTGACCCACCCCCACCACCCATTGGTCTTGGTGCCTCAACCCACTTCATGAAATGCAAAAAATACAGAACACCCATTGAGTGAGGAATAACAACCACCTTGTTACCACCATTTGAGGCTACCATAAGCTCTATGTGACTCTTTATCCTGCTTAAAGTTTGGTCCCTAACCTGACAAAGGCAATCAAGCAgacaaataaacaaaagtcATTTTTCATGGTAACATCTATCATGCTACGATGAACGAAGAAACCTTATGAAATTCCattataggaagctaaatgGGCTACAAAACAACACCTCAGTATTTTGAAACGATATTCTCCAATCATATGAAGCCATATACATTGTTTTCTCTTCATACCCTATGCGAGCCAAATTTGCAATTAAAACTGCCCAGACAAAATAACCTGGTGCAAAGTAATCAGCTGCCACAAGGCCCGAAACAGGCCTGACCCTTACACCGGGAGGGTCCAGTCCAGTTTCATTATCCAGAGACATGTGCTCAACCCAGCATAACGGTCTGCAGAAGATGAAGGGAAACATGGTTAACACGACgtatgtaagattcaattccATCAACAATGTTCTAAAACTTCAGAACAAAAGGGAAATTAACTTCGATCAAGGTTATACACCCCAACGATTAATGTTTAGAGCACAAAAGAACTCATATCTCTTTCTGATATATAAAGGCAAAATGAATGAGAGTTCAACATCCACACTCTAACAAGCATCCTAATACATTTTCTTCACATTTACAATTCAAAAAGTTTCTCAATCTACTTTACCTGACATAAAGTTAAACTAGGTAGCACTATATTTTCAAGACAACACTAACTAATCAACTCACTTTACAGCTTTAAGTAAAAAACTGGTAAAATAAGCAACCTCACCGCATCATAAACAGCACTGATTAAGGCAAAATCAACTAATCAACTCAAAGGTTCACTAATTAAACTGCTTTGCACATTACAGTTTTTAAGTAAAACATACAATAACATCAttgtttaaggaaaaaaaaaaatcacctttTAAGTATCAAACACAATACCCTCCTCATATGACACCATTCCTTCTAAACTACACCAAATTAACTAAACAATCAACAAACAGCTCAAAATccaaaaacccaaatcaaatTAATCCACAATTAATCAAGTTTAGCATGAAAATCCACCTTTTGTACAATTCACCAAATGTGCCACCCCACAGCCGCTTCCTAAACAACCCATCAGCACAACTATGCCCTTCCCACAATTCGAGCCCGCCCGTCACAATCCCGGGCACGAACACCACCGGGTGCTTCGCCGTGAGCCCCTCCTTCCTCAATTTCACCCCCGGCGGGTCCGTCATGGGACCCGTTATCGCCTCCGTCACGTACTGAGGAAACGAGGCGGGCATTGCGTTGTAGAGGAAGAGCAGGAACCACCAGATCGAGCATATGAACCCAATGAACCAGCAGCAGCTGTCGACGCACGACCACTTGTGCGGCTTTTCCCCGCCATTTTTCTTGTGATTTTGCTTTTGCTGCTTCTGCGcttgggtttccttttctttctcgcTGTTGTCGTCAATCGGCGGAGACGGTGGCTCTGAGTCGGAAGCGGCTTTTCCCTTCCTCCGTCTAAGAAACGACATCGTTTTCATAACGGGAGAAAAAGGTGGGCGGCTTTAAATGCTCTCTCTCTGATGAGtaactgggtttttttttctggtcCCCGGTGCTCAGCGAAGCAGCTGATCGAAACCCAAATCCCGAGAAATACGGTTACTATATTTATACACGGCGGTGGAGGAGAGAAGTTTTAGCAGGCGAGTGGCGATGTGGAGGCGTCCGATTGGCTGCCGAACTGGCTGTGTACTTTTGGTTGGGTGTTTAGAAAATTGGAGGAACTGAGCCTGGCAGTACCCGACGGTGGTTTAGTTGGGATTAAGTTTTccgaaactaatgaaaatggatTGAAAAATAGTTAGGTGTATGTTTTCCTTACTttgaaaggaaaactaataaaaaatgtttgaaaactttgagttttaacaataagaataaaataaagggtaaagtaaatagtagattgactttttatgtaaaaatgtgatttttcattaaaatgaatagtactaaaAACTTTTAGTTAAAGTTCCCTACTTTGAATCTGTGTCCGAGTGGGCAAGAAAAGGAAATTACATTATTAAATTTGACTTCTTTATTTGAGCagaatattttgttttgtttaacggtgttatttacatatatttttatattttacatgCCTTTAAAATTTTAGAGgttaaattaaatgaaatatagatgattaaataatgaaaaatgCGTTaacaacatttttattttttattaggtgATGAGCAAATAACATAATTTTCAAGTCCTTTATTACAATATAATTATATCATTGACTGTCTCTATAATAATATTGGCTtttgttattttagtactttttttttgtaatattaTGGATGTTGACAGCTCTAAAGTTCAACAACTTTGAAGAAAAGTCCATATAAGACAATATGGACTATacagttaaaaagaaaaacggatgaaatttttttcaaatttttgaattttaataaaatatattaaatttgatgattagattattatttaagcaTAGATAAACGTGTTTATTCCTATTAGTGACAcgtcatttaatttataaattttgtctacaaatttagtctccctattATTACCTTTAATGAAACATCTTAATAACTTTTTTTAATAGTTAGGACAAAATCCAACATCAAACTATCTCAATTAGACTAGCccaaccaaaataattgatcGAGTTCTGATTTTTTCCTCACAATTTTTGTTCAACTCGTCTTATTTTTTCGTTCTGTGTTCAATTCCTatcatttccttctttttcaattttaggaTTTTCATAAGTCTCTCATATGAACAAATTTGTGTTGACGCTTGCTTTCTTCTAATACAGGACCCACACATTAAAACTCAATGTCCAGGGAGGTCGAGCTCGCCAAATGTGACGTTTTTTCTAgcctttttttgtcaatttttgaCCAAACCTAACTAAATTGATCATtaactcaagatagaagtttgATCCTCTTCCTCAAAATTGATACTTCCATATTTG
Above is a window of Malus sylvestris chromosome 15, drMalSylv7.2, whole genome shotgun sequence DNA encoding:
- the LOC126604143 gene encoding phospholipid:diacylglycerol acyltransferase 1-like, with amino-acid sequence MKTMSFLRRRKGKAASDSEPPSPPIDDNSEKEKETQAQKQQKQNHKKNGGEKPHKWSCVDSCCWFIGFICSIWWFLLFLYNAMPASFPQYVTEAITGPMTDPPGVKLRKEGLTAKHPVVFVPGIVTGGLELWEGHSCADGLFRKRLWGGTFGELYKRPLCWVEHMSLDNETGLDPPGVRVRPVSGLVAADYFAPGYFVWAVLIANLARIGYEEKTMYMASYDWRISFQNTEVRDQTLSRIKSHIELMVASNGGNKVVVIPHSMGVLYFLHFMKWVEAPRPMGGGGGSDWCAKHIKAVMNIGGPFLGVPKALAGIFSMEARDIAVARAFAPGVLDKDVFGLQTLQHLMRMTRTWDATMSMIPKGGDTIWGGLDWSPEGYCNCGAKKVKNNDTNSEVETRVNYGRIVSFGKDVAEADSSKIERIDFRDAVKGNYLANATHCDVWTEYHEMGVGGVKAVADYKVYTAGSVLDLFHFVAPKLMARGDNHFSYGIADNLDDPKYEHYKYWSNPLETKLPNASDMEIYSMYGVGIPTERAYVYKLTPSAECYIPFQIDNSAEGGSEDPCLKGGIFSADGDETVPVLSAGFMCAKGWRGKTRFNPAGIHTYIREYDHAPPANLLEGRGTQSGAHVDIMGNFALIEDVLRVAAGATGQELGGDKVHSGIFKWSERINLDL